Part of the Pseudomonas abietaniphila genome is shown below.
TGCATCTCTGCCGCTCCAATTGCGACAGACCCTTCTCCCATCAGGCAGGAAAAATCACATGAGCGACGAATTGTTTTTCTCCGACGCAACCCGACTCGCCGAGTTGATTCGCACTCGGGAGGTTTCACCGGTTGAAGTGATGCAAGCCCATCTTGACCGCATCGAAGCAGTCGACCCCCAGGTCAATGCGATCGTGACCGTGGTGGATGACGCACTCCAGTCCGCGAAGGCCGCCGAGCGAGCGGTGTTGTCGGGCGAACCGCTGGGCGTGCTGCACGGCGTCCCGTTCACCGCCAAGGATTCCATCGACACCGCCGGCGTACTCACTCAGCGTGGCTCGCCGATCTTCAAAGGCCGCCAGCCAGACACCGACGCCACCAGCGTGGCGCGCATGAAGCAGGCAGGCGCAATCCTGCTGGCCAAGACCAATCTCCCGGAGTTTTCCTACTGGATCGAAAGCGACAACCTGCTCTCAGGGCGCTCGAACAACCCTTGGAACCTGGAACGCACACCCGGTGGCTCGAGCGGTGGAGAATCAGCCGCCATCGCCGCCGGGATGTCGCCCATCGGCCTGGGGACCGACCTTGCGATTTCCGTGCGGGGCCCGGCCGCGCAAACGGGGATCAGCTCGATGAAAGCAACGCACGGTCGCGTGCCCATGACCGGCATCTGGCCGCGCGTGCCGCGTCGCTTCTGGCATGTCGGTCCGATGGCCCGGTCGGTTCGGGACATCGCCCTCGCCTTCTCGCAACTGGCCGGGCCGGACGGCCAGGACGCCTTCGCCACCAGCACCGTGGCGTTCGATGCGGGCATCGGTCGCCAGCCTTATCGCCCGCTTCGGGTGGGCTGGATGACGGGGCCAGGTTTCGGCCCGGTCGACCCCGAAGTCGTCGCCACCGTTCGTGCCGCCGCCGAGGCGCTGAAGGACATCGGCATTGAGGTTGAACACGTGGGCATCCCTGCGCTGGAGCGGGACTTCGCCCTTGATGTGTTCAACAAGCTGCATGTGATGGAGATGAAATCCGCATTCGCCGAAGCCACTGCCGGGCGCAGAGAGGACGAGCTCTACAAGATGGCGAAGACCATGCTGTCGTTGCCCGATACGTCGATGAAAGACTTCATCGAGGCCGAGCAAGCCGCCGAGCGGCTGCGCGACGGTTACGCCGAATACTTCGCGCATTACGATGCGTTGATTACCCATGTGCTGCCGATACCGGCACACAGGCATGGCGTCGAACAGTTCATCATCGATGGCCAGACCGTGGACGCCACCTTTCTGCAAGGCGCGACTGTACCGCTCAACGTGACCGGGTTGCCGGGTGTGTCGATGCGGTTCGGGACGAGCAAGGAAGGACTGCCGATCAACGTGCAGATTGTGGGCGCGTGGCAAGCAGAGTCGACGATTCTGCACATTGCTTCATTGCTCGAAAGCATCAGCACGGTACGCACGCTTCGTCCCGCGCTGTAACCCCACAGCCATGGAGCGTCAGGCTTCAAGCGTTGAACCCGCTCGAAGCCATGCTCTCGCGACAATCCGCGAGAGTGGCCGGACGCTTTACATCAGCGTCCGGCCTTCGACGCTGCCATCAGCCGGCGTAGACCGGATAATCCGTGAATCCCGCTTCGGCGCCGCCGTAGAGGGTGGCGGGGTTGACGGGATTGAGCGGCCAGCCGTTGACGATGCGCGCCGGTAAATCCGGATTGGCAATGAACGGACGGCCGAAGGCGATCAAGTCAGCCAGCCCCGCCTCGACCAGCCGTGCGCCCCGCTCGGCCGTGTAACGACCCGCGTAAATGATCCGGCCACTGAAGGTGCTGCGCACGTCACGGCGAAAGGTTTCCGGCAGGTCGGGAGCATTGTCCCAGTCGGCTTCGGCGATGGAGACGTAGGCGACGCCCGCGTTTTCCAGCACCTTGATCGCTTCGATGTAAGTCTGGTGCGGGTCCTTTTCCACCATGCCGATGTACACCCGATCCTCATCGGTCGTGGTGAACAATGGGGTGAACCGCACGCCCAGACGGTCAGCACCGATGGCCTGCGAAACCGCTTCAACGATTTCCCTCAGAAAGCGCAAACGGTTCTCCAGCGAGCCGCCGTATTCATCATCCCGCTGGTTGGCGTGTTCGGAGATGAACTGATTGACCAGATACCCGTTGGCCGCATGGATCTCGACGCCGTCGAAGCCTGCTGCGATGGCATTGCTCGCGGCGGTGGCATACAGCCGGACCAACGCTTTGATTTCAGGCACGGTGACTGCGCGAGGCATCGACGGCGCCACCAATTCACCCGTTCCGGCGCCAGTCTCGATAAAGGCTTTGGAGCTGGTGGTCTGAATCGCGGACGGCGCGATGGGAGCGTTGCCATCCGGCTGCAAGGCGTGATGGGAAACCCGGCCGACGTGCCAGAGCTGCGCGAAGATCACACCGCCTTGCGCATGCACCGCGTCAGTCACCTTGCGCCAGCCGTCAATCTGCTCTGGCGTGTAGATACCCGGCGTCCAGGCGTAACCCTGACCCCGCGGCTCGATCTGTGTCCCTTCGCTGACCATGAAGCCTGCCGACGCGCGCTGGCCGTAATACGTGGCCATCAAATCCGAAGCGATATCGCCAGGCTGCACACTGCGTTGACGGGTCAAGGGCGGAAAGACGATCCGGTTCTTGAGGGTGAGGTTGCCCAATCGCACAGGCGAAAACAGTGATTCATGTTTCATGGTTTGACTCCAGAGTTTAAAAGGCTTTTTTTGGGCAACAAGCGCCCGTGAGATCAACGTGGGGATGACCTCGTACAAGGGGTTAAGGGTGTTTAGTCGGGGTGATTCAATACCGTTTCAGTCATCGACAGGGCTTCATCGAACGGCGCCGTCGTGCGGGTTATTTTTGCCATGACACTGGCGCCCAACCACACTGCGTAGAGCCTGAACGCGGTGCGTTGAGGGCTCTCATCGGCCCTGATCGAACGCTCTTCGATCCCCCGCGAGATAGACGCGGCCAGGACATCGATAATGCGCGATGTACCGCGCTGGAGCGCCAGCCGCATAGGCTCCGACAGGTCGGCAACCTCGGCGCCCAGCTTGACCGCCAGGCAGTTTCCCGCGTCGGTTTTACCTGTCTGGTTGTCAATCCAGTGTTGCCAGTACAGGCCCAGTTTTTGAGCGTCGTTTAGCCCTTTTCGCTCGAAAATCCGCGTCATGTTTTCCAGATATTCGTCGAAGTACGCCTCCAGCATTGCGACCCCGAAGAGGTCCTTGGAACCGAAATAGTGATAGAAAGAACCTTTCGGAACGTGCGCAGCCGAGAGCACTTCGTTGAGACCAACGGCTGAATACCCTTTTTTACTGATGATCACTCTCGCCGTCTCGAGAATGTGCTGTTTTGCGTGTTTGCGTTCATTGGCGGTCATCGGTTCGCCTCTAAGTAGACCAGTCGTCTTGCTTGTCGGGCCAATTCTAGGAGCGGGCTAAAACAGGGACAATGTCGAATCCGCAAGGATTTCGGCCATGCCTCGCCTGTCCGTTTTGCTGCGTCTGCGCTGAACGGCGTTGCCAGCCGCTCGTTGGGCAATGACAATCCCCGCACGCTTCATCGACCTGGAGACTCTGGATGCATAGCGTTGCACTGGTGGTTTATCCCGCCTTTCAGTCGTTGAGCCTGTCCCTGGGTTCTGTATTCGAATGCGCCAACCTGTTTCAGGGCGAACAGGCCTATGAGTTTCATCTGGTGTCTGAAGCCGGAGGCGCCGTGATGTCCTCGCAAGGTTTTTCGGTCAATAGCACGGCCCTCAGGCCTGAGGGTTACGACACGGTGATCGTCAGCGGTTACCTCGAACTCGACGCGCCGGACAACGCCCTGATCGAATTCGTGCGGGCGGCCTCGGCCCAGTCGCGTCGGGTCGCCTCACTGTGTGTCGGCGCGTTCGTGCTTGCAGAAGCCGGCCTGCTGACCGGCAAGCGCGCCACCACGCACTGGTTGCACGTACCGGCATTCCGGCAACGCTATCCCGAGATTCAACTGGAAGAGGATCGACTGTTCGTCGTGGACGGTCAGACCTGGACAGGCGCAGGCATGAGTGCCGGCGTGGACATGGCACTGGCGATGGTCGAGAACGATCTGGGCAGCGATCTGGCGCGCAGGATCGCCCGCAAACTGGTCATTTATCAGCGTCGAGGCAGCGAGCAATCGCAGTTCTCCGCACTCCTTGAACTGGACCCGAAGTCCGATCGCGTACAACTCGCGATGGCGTATGCGCGTGAAAATCTGACGGACGACTTGTCGGTCGATGCCCTCGCTGCTGTGGCTCGCCTCAGCCCTCGGCAGTTCAGTCGGGTGTTTCGAGAGGAAACCGGGCAAACCCCGGCGAAGGCCATCGAAAGCCTGCGACTGGAAGCGGCTCGCGTGATGATGGAAACCAGCCGCCATCCGGTGGAAGTCGTGGCCAGGGCAACAGGATTCGGGGACCGGGAACGTATGCGGCAAGCATTTTTGCGCGCGTTCGGCAAACCGCCACAAGCGATGCAAAAAGCGCTGTTCACGGCCGCGAACGGAGCGAATGGCTGAGGACGCTCAATCAGCCGTCAACGCGCCGCATGCACGACCAGGTTTTCATGGCTGATGATGTGCGGTTCCGCGACATAGCCGATTTGCCGTGAAAACGCCTCGACGAACTGACCACGCAGCTTCTGGATCTCCTGGGAGCTGTAGTTGACCAGCCCGCGCGCCAGCTCAACGCCGTCGGCGCCTCGGCACACCACCATGTCGCCACGTTGAAACACACCTTCGACCCGCAGGACCATAAGCGCCGTGATTCCGCTCGCATCCGATTCAACGGGGTATGAGCCGGCGATGATTTCCAGCACGCCACGCATCGGCAACTGATTGGAAAGCCAGCGACCCCGCGAAGCCGCCGGGTGCGTGTCCGAGGTGAGCAAGGTACCCACTGGCGCGCCACCGGCAATGGCCTCAAGGACACCGGCCTGGCGTCCGTCAGCGATCACCGTGTGCGCACCGGATCGCGCCGCCAGGCGGGCCGAACGCAACCAGGAACGCACGTCGTAGCCGAGGCGTTCGGTCATGTCGTGCGCGCACCGGTCCAGGGTCGCATCACCCACCGCAGCCTCGCCGATAAAGGTGTCAGCCAGCCCGGCTTCGGCGCCAGGCATCGACAGACCTTGCACGTCGGTCAGCAGCACGTACACGTCGGCTTGAACCAGATTGACCACTAGCGCGCCCAGGCTGTCAGTGTCACCGGCACGAATCCCGTGGCTGGCAATGGTGCCGTTTTCACTGATGACCGGGACCACGCCTATGCCGAGCAACACCTGCAACGTGCTGCGGGCATTCAGGTAATGCTTGCGATGGGACAGGTCGTCCTGAGTCAGGAGGATCTGCGCGGATTGCAGGCCATGCGCGGCCAGGCCCTGGGCCCAGGCATTGGTCAGTTTGATCTGGCCGATGGCGGCCAACGCCTGCGCTTCGTGCAGCGGCAACGTGGTGCCCATGCCGGGGCCAGCACAGGCGGCTGTGGCACCGGCCGACACCACGACCACGTCGAGGCCGGGTTGATGCAGCCTGGCCAGTTCAGCGGCCAATCGGTTGATCGCGTCGATGTTCAGGCCGTCAGGGGCTGTAATCAGTCGGCTCTCGATGTGGATGACCCAGCGCTGAGTAGTCGCTATCGCCTCACGCATGTTCTCACCTCGGTTCTCGTGTGTAGGCCGGTTGACGCCGGGCGCGGATCATGGCGTTCGCACAACCGTCACGCCATCGCTCATCTGTGCCAACACGCTCGCCGACTCAAGGTCTGCGCCATTGGAGCCATGAATCACATAAAGGCACTGCCCCGGTTTGACGTGATCACCCGGTCCGACCTTGAGGTCGATGCCCGCGGACTTATCCGCAGGAGCGCCTGCGCGTCGGGCAATCTCGCCGATCCGCCAGCCATCCAGTTCACTCACCCGCCCCTCGGCCGTCGCGCGAACCGAACAGGTCAGCGCACTGGGCAATACCGGTGTCTTTCTGCCCTGCGCATCAATGATCCGCTCGAAGGCGGCATTGGCTTCGCCGCTCGCCAGCAGTTTTTCGGCCAGCTCACGGCCGGCTTCCACGCTGCCCACGGCAGGGTCCCACGCCAGAATCTGCCCGGCGAAAAAAACCGCCTTGTTGCGCAGATCCCGAGGTGCATCCGGCTCATTGGCCAACACTGCGCGTACGTCGCGCACTTCAAGCGACGGCCCGATGCCTCGTCCGACGGGTTGGCTCCCGTCTGTCGCAAAGGCGACCACGGTCAGACCCAGGCCCGCGCCGACCCGCTCGAACAGGTCGCCCAGTTCCCGGGCCTGCGCCTGTGTCTTGAGCTTGGTGCGTGGGCCGTACGGCAGATCGACGACCACATGGGTCGAGCCTGCCGTGAGTTTTTTCGACAGGATCGAGGCGACCGACCAGCGATTGGAGTCCAGCCCGAGCGGCCGGGTGATTGCGTTCATGACGTCATCGACCACCGAGTGATTGAGCCGGCCGTTCCAGGCGATGCACGCCCCCGCCTCTTGCACACAGCGCTGTACATCGGCGGTGGTCAGGTCCACCCGCGCCACCGACTCCATGGCATCGGCCGTGCCCGCCGCCGACGTGATCGCCCGGGATGAGGTCTTGGGCATTGCCATGCCGTGGGCGGCCACGATGGGCACCACCAGGAGTGTGATGCGGCTCCCGGGCACACCGCCCATGGAGTGTTTATCGACCACGATGGGACGATCCCATTGCATCGTCGGCGTGAAACGGCTGCGGACCCTGGCGAGGGCAATGACTTCGGCATCGGACAGGCTGCGCGTGGCGCTGACCAGAAACGCACTGATTTCACCGTCCGTATAGCGCCCTTCGATGATGTCACGCAGCAGCATTTCGTATTCCGTTTCGCCCAGCTCGTGACCCTGGACTTTCTGGATCAACGCCTGACGACTGGCCGGCGATGGCGTACGGCGCAAGGCAATCTCGCTGCCCTCGGCTACGCCCCAGTGCGAGAACGCCTCCTCGCTCAGACCGATCTCATCCGGCGCCAGCAAATGCGGCGCATCGAGACCATGAATCTGCACGCTCAAGGACGTGCCGTCCGCCAGCAGGTCCACTTTCGATCCCCCCAAGTAATCCGCGGCCGAGAGGACAGCGATCTGACCAGGCCCCTTCCGGGTCGGCAAATACGCCACCCGCTCAAGCCCGGTGGACAAGGGCACACGGCGCAATCGAACGCGCTGGCTGGCGTTCGTCAACGCGCGAACGAAGGCGTTGATTCCCTGCTCCAGTGCGCCGTCGTTGTTGACGCGGATCGTTTCGATGTCCACCGGCAACGGCTCGACCTGACGCATGACCCGCGCCCGCGCCTCAAGCGCAGTTTCCCGCCCGCGAGCCAGAATCCGCGCCGCCAGCACGTCTGTGGAGGCGGTTACCTCCACGACGACCAGCCTCGGCACCCGCCGCGACAGTTCGCGTATCATTTTGCGCGAGCCATTGGCGATGACATTGCAGCCATCGCTCAGTGCAGCAAGCAGATCGACGGACAAACCATAGGACAGCCCGTGAGCATCCCAGGTGATCAGGAACTCTCCTGCGCTCACGGACGATTGAAATTGTGCCTCTGTGACGCCGTGGTGATCCTCGCCCGGGGCGCCCGTGGGGCGTGTGATGGTGCGGCGAGCGAACACATAACGACCGGTGTCTGCGAGGTGGGCGCGGGCGCCTTCGATCAACGAATCCTTACCGGCTCCGCTGGGGCCGACAACAAAGAAGAAGATGCCCTGCGCCATGTACCTTACTCCGCTTCGTCCAGGCCGATGTCTACACACACCGCCGCCTGGTTGAGTTTGCTGGTGGAGATGTAGTCGACACCGGTCTTGGAGATGGCGCCAATGGTAGACAGGTTGATGCCGCCTGAAGCTTCCAGTTTGGTGCGCCCGTTGACCATCTTCACAGCTTCGGTCATGTCCACCACGCTCATGTTGTCGAGCATGATCACGTCGACGTTGGCTTCCAGTGCTTCGGCGACCTGGGTCAGGCTGTCGCACTCCACTTCCAGCTTGGTCAGCACCGGCAGCTGACGACGTGCACGTTGCACCGCCTGGGTGATACCGCCACACACGGCGATGTGGTTGTCCTTGATCATCACGCCGTTGTCCAGGCCCAGACGGTGGTTCAGACCGCCGCCGCAGGTAACCGCGTGCTTCTCAAGCATGCGCAGACCCGGTGTGGTTTTGCGGGTGTCGATCAGGCGAGCCTTGCTCCCCGCGACAGCGGCCACGTATTTGGCGGTTTCGTTGGCGATGCCGGACATGCGCTGCACGATGTTCAGCGCGGTGCGTTCGGCGGTCAGCACGCTGCGAGCGTTGCCGCGCACATCGATCATCACCGTCCCGGCCTCGATCTTCTGGCCGTCCTTGACGCGGACAATCACTTCCAGTGTCGGGTCGTAACGCTTGAAGACCCGGGCGGCAATGTCGATACCGGATACGATCAGTGTCTCGCGGGCATTCATGTAGAAAGCGCCGACTTCGTCCGCCTCGATCATCACCTGGGCGGTCAGATCGCAATAACCGATGTCTTCGGCCAGCCAAAGATCGATGAGGCGGTCAGTCTGGAATACGTCATACATCGTGGTTACCCCTATGTGTGGAAACAGTTCGGTGAACGTCAGTTATCGGTGCTGCAGTTTCTTGTCGAGCATCAGCATCAAGCTGTTGCAGGTGACGGCAATCAGCGTGAGCAACAGCGCCACGGCCATGATCGTCGGGATGTCGCCGAGGCCCATCGCATTGACAGCCATGTACCCCAGGCCGCGCTGCGAGGCGAACATCTCGCCGATCAGCACGCCGAGCAGCGTCAGTGCGAAACCGAGTCTCACGCCGGCTACGATCTCCGGCAGAATTGCCGGCAGCAGCACATGGAACAGCGACTGGATCGGCGTCAGCCGAAGGGTGCCGGCCGTGCGCAGGTACACAGGGCGCATCTGGCGGATGGCGTTCATCGTGAACAGCAGGATCGGGATCAGCCCGTGCATCACGCCGAACGCCACTTTCGAGGAAAGCCCAAGGCCGAAGCACAGCAGCACCAGCGGATACAGCGTTACTTTGGGAATGGCGTACAGGTTGAGCAGGATCGGCTCGGCCACCGCACCCGCCAGCCGGTTCACCCCCAGCAGCACGCCGAGAACGATGCCGCCCACCAATGCCAGGCTCATGGCATAGGCAAACGCCTTGGCGGTTTCGCCGACGTTGGCCCACAGCTCGGCCGTGCCCATCATCGACAGCAGGTGCGTAAGCGTCATCCAGGGCGAGGTCAACGCCCCCGCCCCTATCGTCAGGTGCAACACTTGCCAGGCCGCGATCAGCGCCACCACCAGTAAACAGGTCGGGAAAAATCTCTGCATGGCTGTCACCGTTGACGACGCGCTTGCAAGCGTCGGTCGAAGAAGTTGAGCACCGCATTGATCAACGTGACGCTGATCAACACCAGCAACATGAGGGCATACATGTTGTCGCTTTCAAAGTTGTTGTAAGCGAAGGCAATGGCGTAACCGATGCCGGCGCCAGAGAGAATGAACTCGGACGCAATCACACCGATGAACGAGTACGCCACGGCCAGCTTCACCCCGCCGAACAGGTACGGCAACGCGGCCGGCAGCTCGATACGCCAGGCGGTCTCCAGCCTCGACATCCGCATCACCGACGCGCTTTTACGCAGGACGTGGGGAATGCGATCCAGGCCGGTCAGGGTCGCGGTAATCATCGCCACGATGGCGAGTAGCACCGCGATCGCGATGATCGAACCATGGCCCACCCCGAATACAACAATGAACACCGGGTAGAAAATGAACGTCGGGACGGCGTAGTAACTCGCCAGCAACGGCTCCAGTGCGGCGCGAAAACGCGGCATGGAATGCACGGCCAGGCCGATGAAAAACCCGCTGATGATGGCGATGAACGCCGACACCAGAATATTGGTGAAACTGAACAGGATGTCGTTGCCATAATGACCGGCCGACATGAGCGCCAGCAGATGCGTGAACATCTGCGAGGGCGCAATCAACACGCTTTGCGGGATGACATGAGTGCGACACAGCAACTCGATCAGCCCGATAAAACCGGCGACCAACGCGGATCGCAGCACGCTTTCGGTATTCAAATCGACGTCCTCAAGAATGGCTCGGCCAGATCAGTGCTGCGTGCCCATGACCTTCATGGTTTCCACCCGCAGCTTTTCCCACAGGCGCGCATTGATCTCGCCGAATCGCGGCGTTGACACCACCCGACTGTCGCGGTCGCGCTCCCAGCCGGTCTCGACCATGTCGATGAACAAGCCGGGCCGTGAAGACATGACCCCGACGCGGTCCGAGAGCATCGCCGCCTCGTCCAGTGCATGGGTGATCAGCAATACCGTGGCGGAGGTTTCGCGCCACAGCCGCAGCAACTCATCGCCCATCAACAGACGGGTCTGCTGGTCCAGGGCTCCGAAGGGTTCGTCCATCAGAATCAGCCGCGGCTGCATCACCAGCGTGCGGGCAATACACACACGCTGGCGCATGCCGCCAGACAGTTGGGCCGGGTAAGCGCTCGCGAAATCCCTCAGCCCCATGAAGCCCAGCGCATAGGCGACACGGCGCTCGACTTCGGGACCATCGACACCGCTGCGACGAAGCCCGAACGCGATGTTGTCGCGCACCGTCAGCCACGGAAACGAGGCGTCTTCCTGAAACACCACCCCGACGCCGTCCGGCACGCTGGAAATCACTTTTCCCTCGAACCTCACTTCGCCAGACGTGGGACGGGCAAGCCCGGAGAGCACGTCCATCAACGTTGACTTGCCGCAGCCCGAAGGCCCGACAACGGAAAAGAATTCACCTTTGTTCAGCGTCAGATCGATTGGTCCCAGCGCTGCGAACAACTCGCGAGCTCCAGCCTTCTTGAATGAGCGAGTCACTTGACTCAGGGTGACATGCGGCGTCCGGGTATCCGCAGCGACCCGTAACGTTTCGACCAAACCACCTTTCAATGCAAACGTCATTCTTCACTCCTCCGGACCGGCTGGTGAACCTTGAGCCTGTTAAGGCTGAAAGCGCTCTAAATACAATGCATACGCTAGATATAGGAGGAGTAGCAAGATAGACGCCAGAATGGCGACAAGTCGTTAATCGTATGGGTTTAATAAAAACAGGTAATTGATTTATAACGATTTAAAAATACATTTTCTGTTTGATCAAAATGAAAACAACCCACAAAAGACGCACTTACTTCAAAGCATGCGAGCTATTCTTTATTACGTACACGCTATTCGCTCCAGTGTAGTGCCGTGGGTACGACAGTCGCACCAAAGCAGGACGACTGGCCCGGACGTGCTCAGCACCGCCGACAACTGATCGCTTATCGCGCACAAATCAACGTATACGCTTTATTTAGGGATACTGTTTCAACCTATGGAGAGCGCCGCTACGTTTTTACATCGAAAGAAAAGATATATATTTCATAAAGTTATGATTCATACACCCGACTAAAACGCGTAACGGCTGCCTTGGCCTGCATTTTGCTGAATGATCTTTAATAGCGTACAGAAACTAAAATAACACCGCTTAGCCTTAATTCTTGCCATGACCCAAGCACCTTGATGCTATCAGGAGTTTCGAGAATGACCGCACAGCACACCCTGTTCCGCTCAACCAGAAAGCTCGCCGTCGCCGGCCTGGCGGCGATGTCGCTGCTGGCCTCGATTGCCCGCGCCGATGAAATCTCCGTGACCCAGTGGGGCACAAGCCTCTATGGCCTGCCGTATGCCGTGGCGATGGAGGACGGGTTGTTCAAGAAAGCCGGTGTCGACATTACCGGCATCCTGGGTTCGGGCGGTGGCGGAACGACCGTGCGCAATATTCTGGCAAGCGACACACCGTACGGAGAAGTGGCGGTGGCCGCTGCCCTGGCCGCTCAACGGCAAGGTCTGGACCTGGTTATCGTCAACATCGGCACCCGGTCGGTGGCTGAATCGTCGGTGGTGACCCTCAAGGGCTCCCCGCTCAAAGACATTGCCGGGCTGGACGGGAAGAAGGTCGCGATCACCTCGCCCAAAGGCGTGTCGGAAATGCTGCTGCTGATGTCGCTGAAAGCCAAGGGCATCGACGCAGACAAGGTCACCCGAGTGGCCTCCGGCGGCTACGTGAACGGTCTGACACTGCTGGATCAAAAAGCCGTCGATGCCGCCGTGCTCATCGAACCGCTGTCGATCCTGCGCAAGGACCAATACGCCACGCTCTATAAATCCGGCGACCTGCTGCCCCCCATGACCACCTCGGTCGGCATCACCACGCGCGAGTTTGCCAAGGCGCACCCGGACAAATTGAAAGCCATCATCGAAGGGCGCCGAATGGGCGTCAAAGCCATCTACGACAACCCACAACACGCGGCCGACATCCTCGCCAAAGGCTTCAAACTTGAGCCGGCGGTGGCCAAAGAAGCCGTGGACAACATGATTGCGCCCCATATGTGGAGCGAAGGCGATTTCAACCTTGTGGAGATGGAACGCATGGCCGACGGCCTGCGGCTCAACGGTGAGTTGAAGGGTGACGTGGACTGGGCGGCCATCATGGACAAGTCGTATTTACCGACCGACTTGCAGCATTGATCAACGACGATGCACGGACGCAGGGCTGAACGAAGTCAGAAACAAGCGGGCGTTAACAGCCCGTCCGCTCAGACACTGAAAACCGGCAGACAATGGATGCTCGCTCCAGGCTGTCATCCATTGCCACATCGATTACTGCAGAACGTATTCGTGAAAAATTTTCGAACCGTGCTCATCGTTATTGCGACAGGTAAAGCCAAGGCTTTTCGCCAACAGATCCATGTGCTGATTGTTGGACGCATCCATCGACGAGATTTTTTTAAAACCCTGCCGTTTGGCGGTGTCCATCACATGCTGCATGAGCGCAGAAGCAACTCCTTTGCGCTGCCATTGTTCGGAAACCGCCACCGCGAACTCGCAATGCGCATCCCCATCGAAAGCACCGTAACGCGCCTTGCCGACCTCTTTGAGCTCGTTGCCTTCAAACGCAAGGGCGATGTACGCCATGCGGTTGGGTAAGCTCACATCCATTAATTGGTCGTGGGTGTCTTCAAGCTCGCTGAACGTGGCCAAAAACCGAAAATGCGGCGTGTCCGCGCCGAGCCCTTCGAAGAATACAAGGTCCCGTTCACGGTCACGATCCGCCAGCTCTCGGATTAACATCGGCGTTCCATCCCGCATTTCTTCGAGCCAGTAATCCCCGCTGAGTGCTTTGATCTCATCACTGAACCTTGTCTCAATGCTCTCATTGTAAGCCATGCTTGACACTCCCAATTGACCCGGTTGGCTCTTGATGACCTTAGGCTTATAACGATAAGTGCGGGGACAATTTCAACGACGGCACGCAGGTTACGGATGGCCGGTCACTTAACCGGCGTCGTGGTAAAAGGTGTAGAGGTAACCCTTACGGCTTTTGCCTGACTGCGCTATGTGCGCCAGCGCACAGACGGAGCACGCTCAAAAACATCACACTCTTCGCTGCAAAGCTTCGTCCTATAAGGCGCTGCTCGTGCTGGCGCATGTCGTCAGCGCACCTTTCAAAACGCACGCCTTCACCTCCGTGCGTTTCAGGCTCAGGACCTTATGAACAGCATATGGACACGCATACGGAGAGTGGTCGCTCGCTCGTCCGGGCTTTACCGGACCGGTTCATTTGCCCTTCC
Proteins encoded:
- a CDS encoding ABC transporter ATP-binding protein — encoded protein: MTFALKGGLVETLRVAADTRTPHVTLSQVTRSFKKAGARELFAALGPIDLTLNKGEFFSVVGPSGCGKSTLMDVLSGLARPTSGEVRFEGKVISSVPDGVGVVFQEDASFPWLTVRDNIAFGLRRSGVDGPEVERRVAYALGFMGLRDFASAYPAQLSGGMRQRVCIARTLVMQPRLILMDEPFGALDQQTRLLMGDELLRLWRETSATVLLITHALDEAAMLSDRVGVMSSRPGLFIDMVETGWERDRDSRVVSTPRFGEINARLWEKLRVETMKVMGTQH
- the phnN gene encoding phosphonate metabolism protein/1,5-bisphosphokinase (PRPP-forming) PhnN is translated as MAQGIFFFVVGPSGAGKDSLIEGARAHLADTGRYVFARRTITRPTGAPGEDHHGVTEAQFQSSVSAGEFLITWDAHGLSYGLSVDLLAALSDGCNVIANGSRKMIRELSRRVPRLVVVEVTASTDVLAARILARGRETALEARARVMRQVEPLPVDIETIRVNNDGALEQGINAFVRALTNASQRVRLRRVPLSTGLERVAYLPTRKGPGQIAVLSAADYLGGSKVDLLADGTSLSVQIHGLDAPHLLAPDEIGLSEEAFSHWGVAEGSEIALRRTPSPASRQALIQKVQGHELGETEYEMLLRDIIEGRYTDGEISAFLVSATRSLSDAEVIALARVRSRFTPTMQWDRPIVVDKHSMGGVPGSRITLLVVPIVAAHGMAMPKTSSRAITSAAGTADAMESVARVDLTTADVQRCVQEAGACIAWNGRLNHSVVDDVMNAITRPLGLDSNRWSVASILSKKLTAGSTHVVVDLPYGPRTKLKTQAQARELGDLFERVGAGLGLTVVAFATDGSQPVGRGIGPSLEVRDVRAVLANEPDAPRDLRNKAVFFAGQILAWDPAVGSVEAGRELAEKLLASGEANAAFERIIDAQGRKTPVLPSALTCSVRATAEGRVSELDGWRIGEIARRAGAPADKSAGIDLKVGPGDHVKPGQCLYVIHGSNGADLESASVLAQMSDGVTVVRTP
- a CDS encoding ABC transporter permease, with amino-acid sequence MNTESVLRSALVAGFIGLIELLCRTHVIPQSVLIAPSQMFTHLLALMSAGHYGNDILFSFTNILVSAFIAIISGFFIGLAVHSMPRFRAALEPLLASYYAVPTFIFYPVFIVVFGVGHGSIIAIAVLLAIVAMITATLTGLDRIPHVLRKSASVMRMSRLETAWRIELPAALPYLFGGVKLAVAYSFIGVIASEFILSGAGIGYAIAFAYNNFESDNMYALMLLVLISVTLINAVLNFFDRRLQARRQR
- the nadC gene encoding carboxylating nicotinate-nucleotide diphosphorylase, coding for MYDVFQTDRLIDLWLAEDIGYCDLTAQVMIEADEVGAFYMNARETLIVSGIDIAARVFKRYDPTLEVIVRVKDGQKIEAGTVMIDVRGNARSVLTAERTALNIVQRMSGIANETAKYVAAVAGSKARLIDTRKTTPGLRMLEKHAVTCGGGLNHRLGLDNGVMIKDNHIAVCGGITQAVQRARRQLPVLTKLEVECDSLTQVAEALEANVDVIMLDNMSVVDMTEAVKMVNGRTKLEASGGINLSTIGAISKTGVDYISTSKLNQAAVCVDIGLDEAE
- a CDS encoding ABC transporter permease, with protein sequence MQRFFPTCLLVVALIAAWQVLHLTIGAGALTSPWMTLTHLLSMMGTAELWANVGETAKAFAYAMSLALVGGIVLGVLLGVNRLAGAVAEPILLNLYAIPKVTLYPLVLLCFGLGLSSKVAFGVMHGLIPILLFTMNAIRQMRPVYLRTAGTLRLTPIQSLFHVLLPAILPEIVAGVRLGFALTLLGVLIGEMFASQRGLGYMAVNAMGLGDIPTIMAVALLLTLIAVTCNSLMLMLDKKLQHR